A genomic window from Flavobacterium phycosphaerae includes:
- a CDS encoding TrmH family RNA methyltransferase, whose product MSRQISIFGKMTTAMDHNYLAYLEEFLTDNRKERFANVLANRTNHFTIAVEDVYQFHNTSAVMRSCEVFGIQEINIVEQRFGKNIDKEIAMGAQKWVDINKFDTIGDCIQTLKSKGYQIIATTPHNDSCLLHEFDISQKSALFFGTEKEGLSAEVMAQADGFLKIPMVGFTESLNISVSAAIIIQDITTRLRQSNVAWQLSEEELLEKRLLWAKNSIKDIKRIEERYYSKP is encoded by the coding sequence ATGAGTAGACAAATTAGTATTTTTGGCAAAATGACTACCGCGATGGATCATAACTATCTTGCTTACCTTGAAGAATTTTTAACGGATAACCGCAAAGAGCGATTTGCCAACGTACTGGCTAACCGAACCAATCATTTTACCATTGCTGTGGAAGATGTGTACCAATTTCACAATACCAGTGCGGTGATGCGTAGTTGTGAAGTTTTTGGGATACAGGAAATTAATATAGTCGAGCAACGTTTTGGCAAAAACATTGACAAGGAAATTGCGATGGGAGCTCAGAAATGGGTGGACATTAACAAGTTTGACACCATTGGCGATTGCATTCAAACGCTTAAAAGTAAAGGGTATCAGATCATTGCTACTACGCCGCATAATGATTCGTGTTTGTTGCATGAATTTGACATCAGTCAAAAAAGTGCCTTATTTTTTGGTACTGAAAAAGAAGGTCTTTCAGCGGAAGTAATGGCTCAGGCCGATGGATTTTTGAAAATACCGATGGTAGGTTTTACAGAGAGTTTGAATATATCGGTTTCTGCAGCTATTATCATTCAGGATATTACCACTCGCCTACGTCAATCGAATGTAGCTTGGCAACTCAGTGAAGAGGAATTGTTGGAGAAGCGGTTGCTTTGGGCAAAGAATTCGATAAAAGATATTAAACGAATTGAGGAACGCTATTATTCAAAGCCATAA
- a CDS encoding SIR2 family NAD-dependent protein deacylase: MKKKVVVLTGAGISAESGIKTFRDADGLWEGHDVMEVASYEGWLKNKALVLDFYNQRRRQLKEVIPNNGHLGLAKLEKDFEVHIVTQNVDNLHEQAGSSNVLHLHGELLKVRGDYPLAKHILDWSSDLHIGDKDIDGHQLRPHIVWFGEMVPALDEAVSITQQADYLVVIGTSLQVYPAAGLMHYANKNVPVFYIDPKPATIYDLQNPLEIIPMNATDGVPFLKEKLMSLK; the protein is encoded by the coding sequence ATGAAAAAGAAAGTAGTCGTATTAACCGGTGCCGGAATTTCAGCCGAAAGCGGTATCAAAACCTTTCGTGATGCCGATGGTTTATGGGAAGGTCATGATGTGATGGAGGTAGCCTCTTATGAGGGTTGGCTCAAAAACAAAGCTTTAGTGCTCGACTTTTACAACCAAAGAAGAAGACAACTCAAAGAAGTAATCCCCAATAACGGTCATTTGGGGTTAGCCAAATTAGAAAAAGACTTTGAGGTGCACATCGTCACACAAAACGTAGACAACCTACACGAGCAGGCGGGGAGTAGTAACGTTTTGCATTTGCATGGCGAGTTGCTGAAGGTGCGCGGCGACTACCCTTTGGCAAAACATATTTTAGATTGGTCTTCTGATTTGCACATAGGAGATAAAGATATTGATGGGCATCAGTTACGACCCCACATTGTTTGGTTTGGTGAAATGGTACCTGCTTTAGACGAAGCGGTAAGTATCACACAACAAGCTGATTATTTAGTAGTAATTGGCACTTCACTTCAGGTATATCCCGCGGCGGGTTTGATGCATTATGCCAATAAAAATGTTCCGGTTTTTTACATCGACCCCAAGCCGGCCACCATTTACGATTTACAAAATCCGTTAGAAATCATTCCGATGAATGCCACCGATGGTGTGCCTTTTTTGAAAGAAAAATTGATGTCGTTAAAATGA
- the purB gene encoding adenylosuccinate lyase — MALTPLNAVSPIDGRYRSKTKSLSVYFSEEALIRYRVLVEVEYFIALCEADLPQLKGVNRNSFEGLRKLYKDFTTEDALWIKETEKTTNHDVKAVEYFIKDKFETLGLSEFKEFIHFGLTSQDINNTAIPLSAKEAFEKVYLPSLIALIAKLKDLSMEWRDIPMLARTHGQPASPTRLGKEILVFVERLEEQMRLLFNIPFAAKFGGATGNYNAHRVAYPNVDWKQFGTTFVEDTLGLQHSFPTTQIEHYDHFAAFFDALKRINTIIIDLDRDIWTYVSMDYFKQKIKAGEIGSSAMPHKVNPIDFENSEGNLGIANAIFEHLSAKLPISRLQRDLTDSTVLRNIGVPFGHTIIAFDATLKGLNKLLLNEPKFAEDLEKNWAVVAEAIQTILRREGYPNPYEALKGLTRTNEVMNKEYIHAFIQTLAVSEDIKAELLEITPANYTGI; from the coding sequence ATGGCACTCACACCCCTAAATGCTGTTTCTCCTATCGACGGAAGATATAGAAGCAAAACCAAATCTCTTTCCGTTTATTTCTCAGAAGAAGCTTTAATCAGATACCGCGTACTGGTAGAAGTGGAATACTTTATTGCTTTGTGCGAAGCCGATTTACCACAGTTGAAAGGCGTAAACCGTAATTCCTTTGAAGGATTGCGCAAACTCTACAAAGACTTCACTACCGAAGACGCCCTTTGGATAAAAGAAACCGAAAAAACGACCAATCATGACGTAAAAGCGGTAGAGTATTTTATCAAAGATAAATTTGAAACGCTAGGTTTAAGTGAGTTCAAAGAGTTTATTCATTTCGGACTAACATCACAAGACATCAACAATACCGCCATTCCACTTTCGGCCAAAGAGGCTTTTGAAAAAGTGTATTTACCGAGTCTGATTGCTTTGATTGCCAAACTAAAAGACCTGAGCATGGAGTGGAGAGATATTCCCATGTTGGCAAGAACCCATGGGCAACCGGCTTCGCCAACACGTTTAGGAAAAGAAATTTTAGTATTTGTTGAACGTCTCGAAGAACAAATGCGCTTGTTATTTAATATCCCATTTGCCGCCAAGTTTGGAGGGGCCACCGGAAACTACAATGCCCATCGGGTAGCCTATCCTAATGTGGATTGGAAACAATTCGGGACAACTTTTGTAGAAGATACTTTAGGCTTACAACATTCCTTCCCAACTACACAAATAGAACATTACGATCATTTTGCAGCCTTTTTTGATGCCTTGAAAAGAATCAACACCATCATTATCGATTTAGACCGAGATATCTGGACGTATGTTTCGATGGATTATTTCAAACAAAAAATCAAAGCCGGAGAGATTGGTTCTTCTGCTATGCCGCATAAAGTCAACCCAATCGATTTTGAGAATTCCGAAGGAAACTTGGGCATTGCCAATGCTATATTTGAACATCTTTCTGCTAAATTACCAATTTCAAGATTGCAACGTGATTTGACCGACAGCACAGTATTGCGAAACATAGGTGTCCCATTTGGTCATACAATAATAGCTTTTGATGCCACCTTAAAAGGACTCAATAAGTTACTGTTAAACGAACCCAAATTTGCTGAAGATTTAGAGAAAAACTGGGCGGTTGTAGCCGAAGCCATTCAAACAATTTTACGAAGAGAAGGCTACCCCAATCCGTATGAAGCTTTGAAAGGTCTTACCCGAACTAACGAAGTAATGAACAAAGAATACATTCATGCTTTTATTCAAACGTTAGCCGTTTCTGAGGATATTAAAGCTGAGTTGCTTGAAATTACCCCGGCCAATTACACAGGGATTTAA
- the guaB gene encoding IMP dehydrogenase, whose protein sequence is MKAHTTKIIGEGLTYDDVLLIPNYSEILPREVSIQSRFSKNITLNVPIVSAAMDTVTESAMAIAMAQEGGIGVLHKNMTIEQQAAKVRKVKRAESGMIIDPVTLPLTATVGDAKQAMREYGIGGIPVVDDHKILKGIVTNRDLRFEKNNVRMITEVMTSENLVTAAEGTTLQEAEGILQQNKIEKLPVVDAANKLIGLITFRDITKLTQKPNANKDKFGRLRVAAALGVTADAVERATALVNAGVDAVIIDTAHGHTKGVVDILKQVKAKFPELDVIVGNIATPEAALYLAQNGADAVKVGIGPGSICTTRVVAGVGFPQFSAVLEVAAALRGTGVPVIADGGIRYTGDIPKAIAAGADCVMLGSLLAGTKESPGETIIFEGRKFKSYRGMGSVEAMQEGSKDRYFQDVEDDIKKLVPEGIVGRVPYKGELNESMQQFVGGLRAGMGYCGAKDIPTLQETGRFIRLTSSGITESHPHNVTITKEAPNYSR, encoded by the coding sequence ATGAAAGCACACACCACTAAAATCATCGGTGAAGGTCTTACTTACGATGATGTTTTGCTTATCCCGAACTATTCTGAAATACTTCCGCGTGAAGTCAGTATTCAAAGCAGATTTTCTAAAAACATTACCTTAAACGTTCCAATTGTTTCCGCAGCGATGGATACCGTTACCGAAAGCGCGATGGCTATTGCTATGGCTCAGGAAGGTGGTATTGGCGTATTGCACAAGAACATGACCATTGAGCAACAAGCGGCCAAAGTTCGTAAAGTAAAACGTGCCGAAAGCGGTATGATTATCGACCCGGTTACTTTGCCCCTAACCGCTACTGTTGGCGATGCTAAACAGGCTATGCGCGAATATGGTATAGGCGGTATACCGGTAGTAGATGATCACAAGATATTAAAAGGTATCGTAACTAACCGTGATTTGCGTTTTGAAAAGAACAATGTTCGAATGATTACCGAAGTAATGACTTCCGAGAACTTAGTAACAGCTGCCGAAGGTACTACGTTGCAAGAAGCGGAAGGCATACTGCAACAAAATAAAATTGAAAAATTACCTGTAGTGGATGCCGCTAATAAACTAATCGGTTTAATCACTTTCAGAGATATTACTAAGCTTACACAAAAACCTAATGCCAATAAAGACAAATTCGGTCGACTTAGAGTAGCGGCTGCCCTTGGTGTTACGGCTGATGCTGTTGAACGAGCCACTGCGCTTGTCAATGCAGGTGTTGATGCGGTAATTATTGATACGGCTCACGGTCATACCAAAGGCGTAGTAGATATATTAAAACAAGTAAAAGCTAAATTCCCTGAGTTGGATGTTATTGTTGGTAATATTGCTACTCCTGAAGCGGCGCTGTATTTGGCGCAAAACGGTGCCGATGCTGTGAAAGTGGGTATCGGACCAGGTTCTATCTGTACGACCCGAGTGGTAGCCGGAGTTGGATTTCCTCAATTTTCAGCGGTTTTAGAAGTTGCTGCAGCTTTAAGAGGCACAGGTGTTCCCGTTATTGCTGATGGCGGGATTCGTTATACCGGTGATATTCCAAAAGCGATTGCTGCCGGTGCAGATTGTGTTATGCTGGGCTCTTTATTAGCCGGAACCAAAGAATCACCGGGTGAAACCATTATTTTTGAAGGTCGAAAATTCAAGTCTTACCGTGGAATGGGTTCTGTTGAAGCGATGCAAGAAGGTTCTAAAGACCGTTATTTCCAAGATGTGGAAGATGATATCAAGAAACTGGTTCCGGAAGGCATTGTAGGTCGTGTACCATATAAAGGCGAATTAAACGAAAGTATGCAACAGTTTGTGGGCGGACTTCGAGCCGGTATGGGTTATTGCGGTGCCAAAGACATTCCAACCCTGCAGGAAACCGGACGCTTTATCCGACTCACTTCGAGTGGTATTACCGAAAGTCATCCTCACAATGTAACGATAACTAAAGAAGCTCCGAATTATTCGAGATAA
- a CDS encoding hydroxymethylglutaryl-CoA lyase, translating to MSPTIKIIECPRDAMQGIKAFIPTETKVQYIQSLLRVGFDTIDFGSFVSPKAIPQMQDTAEVLAQLDLSQTQSKLLAIIANTQGAQIASTHKEIQYLGFPFSISENFQMRNTHKTIAESLVTLQEILDIAGASNKEVVAYLSMGFGNPYGDPWNVDIVGEWTEKLATMGVKILSLSDTVGSSTPEVIDYLFSNLIPKYPSVEFGAHLHTTPDKWHEKVDAAYKAGCVRFDGAIQGFGGCPMAKDDLTGNMPTEKLLSYFTEQKANTNTSPMSFESAYNEATKIFSQYH from the coding sequence TTGAGCCCAACGATTAAAATTATAGAATGTCCGCGCGATGCCATGCAAGGTATCAAAGCTTTTATTCCTACCGAAACCAAAGTACAATACATCCAATCGCTATTACGGGTGGGGTTTGACACCATTGATTTCGGAAGTTTTGTTTCGCCCAAAGCTATTCCGCAAATGCAGGACACCGCTGAAGTATTGGCCCAACTGGATTTGTCACAAACCCAAAGCAAATTATTAGCTATCATTGCCAATACCCAAGGCGCTCAGATAGCTTCCACCCATAAAGAAATTCAATATTTAGGTTTTCCGTTTTCCATCTCCGAGAACTTTCAGATGCGGAATACCCATAAAACCATAGCCGAAAGTTTAGTTACATTACAAGAGATATTAGACATAGCAGGGGCTTCCAATAAAGAAGTTGTGGCTTATCTTTCTATGGGCTTCGGTAATCCTTATGGCGACCCTTGGAATGTAGATATCGTTGGCGAATGGACTGAAAAATTGGCTACCATGGGTGTGAAAATACTATCGCTTTCTGATACGGTGGGCAGTTCTACCCCGGAAGTGATTGATTATTTGTTTTCTAACTTGATTCCGAAATACCCTTCTGTTGAATTTGGTGCTCATTTACACACAACTCCGGATAAATGGCACGAAAAAGTTGATGCAGCCTATAAAGCGGGCTGTGTTCGTTTTGACGGAGCCATTCAAGGTTTCGGAGGTTGCCCGATGGCCAAAGACGATTTAACCGGCAATATGCCAACAGAAAAGCTTCTCTCCTATTTTACTGAACAAAAAGCGAACACGAACACCAGTCCGATGAGTTTTGAAAGTGCCTACAACGAGGCCACTAAGATTTTTAGTCAATACCACTAA
- a CDS encoding quinone-dependent dihydroorotate dehydrogenase — protein MYKLLIRPILFWFDPEEVHHFSFRFIQFISKIPFVSTLLKALYEVKDTRLEREVFGLKFKNPVGLAAGFDKDAKLYRELSHFGFGFIEIGTLTPKPQDGNPKKRLFRLKEDSAIINRMGFNNGGVDAAVLRLMKNKGILIGGNIGKNKVTENENATSDYLICFEALFDYVDYFVVNVSSPNTPNLRALQDKAPLTALLQTLQNTNLSKPKQKPILLKIAPDLTEEQLIDIIDIVNETQIAGVIATNTTISREGLQSENKTETGGLSGKPLTKRSTEVIRFLSEKSNKAFPIIGVGGIHSAEDALEKLDAGASLVQLYTGFIYEGPNLVKEINRAILKKS, from the coding sequence ATGTACAAACTACTCATTCGTCCCATTTTATTCTGGTTTGATCCGGAAGAAGTACATCACTTTTCTTTTAGGTTTATTCAATTTATTTCCAAAATCCCTTTTGTTTCAACACTTTTAAAAGCTCTTTATGAAGTTAAAGATACTCGTTTAGAGAGAGAAGTATTTGGTTTGAAATTCAAAAATCCTGTTGGATTAGCAGCCGGTTTTGATAAAGATGCTAAATTGTATAGGGAGCTTTCCCACTTTGGTTTTGGTTTTATTGAAATAGGAACCTTAACTCCAAAGCCTCAGGACGGTAATCCTAAAAAACGCTTGTTCCGATTGAAAGAAGACAGTGCCATTATCAACAGAATGGGGTTTAATAACGGAGGCGTAGATGCGGCTGTATTGCGACTGATGAAAAACAAAGGAATACTGATTGGCGGTAACATCGGAAAAAATAAAGTAACCGAAAACGAAAATGCTACTTCGGATTATCTCATTTGTTTTGAAGCTTTGTTTGATTATGTTGATTATTTTGTAGTGAATGTAAGTTCACCCAATACCCCAAACCTGAGAGCATTACAAGACAAAGCTCCGTTGACAGCTTTACTTCAAACCTTGCAAAACACCAACCTGTCGAAACCTAAACAGAAGCCTATTCTTTTAAAAATTGCCCCCGATTTGACAGAGGAACAATTAATAGACATCATCGATATCGTTAACGAAACTCAAATTGCCGGTGTTATAGCTACCAACACTACCATTTCAAGAGAAGGTTTGCAATCCGAAAACAAAACCGAAACGGGAGGGTTATCCGGAAAACCTTTGACTAAGCGGTCTACTGAAGTGATTCGGTTTCTTTCAGAGAAAAGTAATAAAGCCTTTCCTATTATTGGTGTGGGAGGTATTCACTCGGCTGAAGATGCCCTGGAAAAACTGGACGCCGGTGCCAGCTTGGTACAACTCTACACCGGGTTTATATATGAAGGCCCTAATTTGGTTAAAGAAATCAACCGTGCAATACTGAAAAAATCTTAG
- the nadC gene encoding carboxylating nicotinate-nucleotide diphosphorylase: MISDQQFQKELNIIIQNGIREDIGPGDYSSLACIPHTAQGKAKLLVKDNGIIAGVAFAKMVFENVDPTLIMETFIEDGSVVKHGDVVFHVSGSSQSILKAERLVLNSMQRMSAIATKTNQYVKLLEGTKTKILDTRKTTPGFRACEKWAVKIGGGENHRFALYDMIMLKDNHNDFAGGISHAITKTKEFLQSHQLDLKIIVEARNLDEIKEILQNEGVYRILIDNFNFEDTKNAVALIGNKCLTESSGNINENTIRQYAECGVDYISSGALTHSVYNMDLSLKAF, encoded by the coding sequence ATGATTTCAGACCAACAGTTTCAAAAAGAACTAAATATAATTATTCAAAACGGCATTCGCGAGGATATAGGTCCCGGCGATTACAGTTCGTTAGCTTGTATTCCGCATACTGCTCAAGGGAAAGCGAAACTTTTAGTAAAAGATAACGGCATCATAGCCGGAGTAGCTTTTGCCAAAATGGTATTTGAAAATGTAGACCCAACATTAATCATGGAAACTTTTATTGAAGACGGTTCTGTCGTAAAACACGGGGATGTAGTATTTCATGTTTCAGGTAGTTCCCAATCTATTTTAAAAGCGGAGCGATTGGTGTTGAATTCAATGCAACGTATGTCAGCTATAGCTACTAAAACCAACCAATATGTGAAATTATTGGAAGGAACCAAAACCAAAATTCTCGATACTCGTAAAACCACTCCCGGTTTCCGCGCTTGCGAAAAGTGGGCCGTGAAAATTGGAGGAGGCGAGAACCACCGTTTTGCGTTGTATGATATGATAATGCTCAAAGACAATCACAATGATTTTGCAGGAGGTATTTCGCATGCCATTACTAAAACCAAAGAGTTTCTACAATCACATCAACTCGATTTGAAAATTATTGTAGAAGCCCGTAACTTAGACGAGATTAAAGAAATCCTTCAAAACGAAGGAGTGTATCGTATTCTGATTGACAACTTCAATTTTGAAGATACCAAAAATGCAGTTGCTTTGATAGGCAATAAGTGCCTGACTGAATCCTCAGGAAACATCAATGAAAATACCATTCGCCAATATGCTGAATGTGGTGTTGATTACATTTCATCAGGCGCCTTAACACACTCTGTTTATAATATGGATTTAAGTTTAAAAGCTTTTTAA
- a CDS encoding YihY/virulence factor BrkB family protein: MASESEQLRNRLPVVKHLIALLKRIKLPWLHGLSLYELIDIYFIGIVEGEISYRAAAIAWSFFMALFPFMLFILNLIPYIPIQGFQDDFLGFVQQSVPPTTYDAIYKIINDILHNSHSGLLSTGFLMAILLMTNGVNAILGGFEGSHHIHITLKRKFFRQYFVALALSILLSFVLIITVAAIVIFEVFIQKTKIQDVLSDNIPLIEMGRYIFVILMILIATSLLFRFGIRHDKKRSFISIGSVFTTILIIISSYFFGIWVVKFSKYNELYGSIGTLLVVMFYIWINCMVLLLGFDLNAAIHHIKREKQKELETQL, encoded by the coding sequence ATGGCATCAGAGTCTGAACAATTAAGAAACCGACTTCCGGTAGTAAAGCACCTTATCGCTTTGTTGAAAAGGATAAAACTGCCTTGGCTTCACGGTTTATCGTTATACGAATTAATCGATATTTATTTCATCGGAATTGTAGAAGGGGAGATTTCATATCGTGCAGCAGCCATTGCCTGGAGCTTTTTTATGGCTTTGTTTCCGTTTATGCTGTTTATCCTGAATCTTATTCCGTACATTCCCATTCAAGGATTTCAGGATGATTTCTTAGGATTTGTCCAGCAAAGTGTACCGCCAACAACCTATGATGCTATTTATAAAATTATCAATGATATTTTGCACAATAGCCACAGTGGCCTGCTTTCAACGGGTTTCTTGATGGCCATTTTGTTAATGACCAATGGTGTGAATGCCATTTTGGGTGGCTTTGAAGGTTCGCACCACATTCATATCACCTTGAAAAGAAAATTCTTCAGGCAGTATTTTGTAGCCTTAGCGTTGTCAATACTATTGTCTTTTGTATTAATAATAACGGTGGCAGCTATAGTAATCTTTGAGGTTTTTATTCAAAAGACCAAAATCCAAGATGTCCTGTCCGACAACATTCCGTTGATAGAAATGGGACGCTATATCTTTGTTATTTTAATGATTTTAATTGCAACTTCCTTATTGTTTCGATTTGGAATCCGTCACGACAAAAAGCGCTCGTTTATCTCAATAGGTTCTGTATTTACGACCATTTTGATTATCATCTCTTCTTATTTCTTTGGAATTTGGGTGGTAAAATTTTCCAAATACAACGAGCTGTACGGTTCCATCGGAACGCTGCTGGTAGTGATGTTTTACATTTGGATTAACTGTATGGTACTGCTTTTAGGCTTTGATTTAAATGCCGCCATACATCATATCAAACGAGAAAAACAAAAAGAGTTAGAAACCCAGCTTTAG
- the priA gene encoding replication restart helicase PriA: MSFFIEVIIPLSLPKTFTYKVSEAEYAFIKKGMRIAVPFGKNKIYTALTIDLHREAPTLYDAKDIHQILDEKPIVNELQINHWFWIASYYMCNIGDVYRGALPSALLLESETIISQRKETIVNESELSDDEFLIYEALQHQSSLKVQNIIDILNKKTVLPVIQKLINKNILSLEEEIQEAYKPKLIRYIRLNEHYQSEENLIALLDNFSKNATKQKELVLQYFQLQAQEQKPISVKQLTETAKTSAAIVKALVDKQVFEEYYIQEDRVNFDKNKQDTALSLSEAQRKAYNEIEAAFETKEVCLLHGVTSSGKTEIYTQLIEKYLAENKQVLYLLPEIALTTQLVSRLTQYFGNKVAVFHSKYSNNERVEVWNQVLVSSEKAQVVIGARSALFLPFSNLGLIIVDEEHEATFKQQDPAPRYHARDAAIVLANSHQSKVLLGSATPSIETYYNATPGKFGLVTLKERFGKVQLPEITLVDLKDNYFRKKMKGHFSTTLIEAITEAFGNGEQVILFQNRRGFSPVLECLTCGHVPQCSQCDVSLTYHKYKNQLRCHYCGYNMAKPTNCHVCSSVDMETKGFGTEQIELELAALFPNKNIKRMDQDTTRGKYSFEKIIDGFKNREIDVLVGTQMLAKGLDFDNVSLVGIMNADNMLYHPDFRAFERSFQMMTQVAGRAGRSEKRGKVIIQTYNPLHNIIQQVTNNDYEGMYKEQLYERKIYYYPPFYRLVRLTLKHRDYDKLKEGSMWLYQVLKQNLSIPVLGPEEPAISRIRNEYIRTIMIKIPGEMPLQGTKKTIQKVLNSFDLVANYRTIKVTVNVDFY, encoded by the coding sequence ATGTCCTTTTTTATTGAAGTCATCATTCCGCTATCATTACCTAAAACCTTTACTTACAAGGTTTCAGAAGCTGAGTATGCTTTTATCAAAAAAGGAATGCGCATTGCAGTACCCTTTGGAAAAAACAAAATCTACACGGCTTTGACAATCGATTTACATCGAGAAGCACCAACCCTATACGACGCTAAAGACATTCATCAAATCCTGGATGAAAAACCTATTGTCAACGAGTTGCAGATTAATCATTGGTTTTGGATTGCGTCCTATTATATGTGTAACATCGGTGATGTTTATCGTGGCGCTTTACCTTCAGCCTTATTGTTGGAAAGCGAAACCATTATCTCTCAAAGAAAAGAAACTATTGTTAATGAAAGCGAATTATCAGACGATGAGTTTTTAATTTATGAAGCCTTGCAGCATCAGTCTTCGTTGAAAGTTCAAAATATTATCGACATTCTCAATAAGAAAACCGTATTACCGGTCATTCAAAAACTGATTAACAAAAATATTTTATCGCTTGAGGAAGAGATTCAGGAAGCATACAAGCCCAAACTCATACGCTATATTCGCCTAAACGAACACTACCAATCCGAAGAAAACCTGATTGCTTTATTGGACAATTTCAGCAAGAATGCCACTAAACAAAAGGAATTGGTGTTGCAGTATTTTCAATTACAGGCTCAGGAGCAGAAACCAATTTCAGTAAAACAATTAACCGAAACAGCAAAAACATCTGCAGCTATTGTAAAAGCCTTAGTTGATAAGCAGGTTTTTGAAGAATACTACATCCAAGAAGACCGCGTTAATTTTGATAAAAACAAACAAGATACTGCTCTTTCCTTAAGTGAGGCACAGCGAAAAGCTTATAATGAAATTGAAGCAGCCTTTGAAACCAAAGAAGTCTGTTTGCTACACGGTGTAACATCTAGCGGAAAAACAGAAATCTATACCCAACTGATTGAAAAATATCTTGCTGAAAATAAACAAGTGTTGTATTTGTTACCCGAAATTGCTTTAACCACCCAGTTGGTATCGCGTTTGACGCAGTATTTTGGCAATAAAGTCGCTGTTTTTCATTCTAAATACAGCAACAACGAAAGAGTAGAAGTTTGGAATCAGGTATTGGTTTCTTCCGAAAAAGCACAAGTAGTAATAGGAGCACGTTCCGCTTTGTTTTTGCCTTTCTCAAATTTGGGTTTAATCATTGTAGATGAAGAGCACGAAGCTACATTTAAACAACAAGATCCGGCACCAAGATATCATGCTCGTGACGCAGCAATTGTTTTAGCCAATTCACATCAATCTAAAGTTTTACTGGGTTCAGCAACACCAAGTATTGAGACTTATTATAATGCTACTCCCGGAAAGTTTGGATTAGTGACTTTAAAAGAGCGCTTCGGTAAAGTGCAACTACCCGAAATTACTTTAGTGGATTTAAAAGACAATTACTTCCGTAAAAAGATGAAAGGTCACTTCAGCACCACTTTGATTGAAGCCATAACTGAAGCTTTTGGTAATGGAGAACAAGTAATACTTTTTCAGAATAGAAGAGGTTTTTCACCGGTTTTAGAATGCTTGACTTGTGGTCATGTGCCACAGTGTTCGCAATGCGACGTTAGCTTAACCTATCATAAGTATAAAAACCAACTGCGATGTCATTACTGCGGTTACAATATGGCAAAACCAACGAATTGTCATGTTTGCTCGAGTGTAGATATGGAAACCAAAGGATTCGGTACAGAACAAATTGAGTTAGAACTAGCGGCATTATTTCCAAACAAAAACATTAAACGTATGGACCAAGACACTACTCGAGGTAAATATAGTTTCGAAAAAATCATTGATGGATTTAAGAATCGTGAAATTGATGTATTGGTAGGAACGCAAATGTTGGCCAAAGGGTTGGATTTTGACAATGTTTCTTTGGTTGGAATAATGAATGCCGACAATATGTTGTATCACCCTGATTTTAGAGCTTTTGAAAGAAGTTTTCAAATGATGACTCAAGTTGCGGGTAGGGCAGGACGTTCGGAAAAAAGAGGCAAAGTGATTATTCAAACTTACAATCCGTTACACAATATTATACAACAAGTAACTAATAATGATTACGAGGGTATGTATAAGGAACAATTGTATGAACGAAAGATTTATTATTATCCGCCATTCTATCGTTTAGTCCGATTGACATTGAAGCACCGCGATTATGATAAACTAAAAGAAGGCTCTATGTGGTTGTATCAGGTCTTGAAACAAAATTTATCCATTCCTGTGCTTGGACCTGAAGAGCCTGCAATTAGCCGAATCAGAAATGAATACATTCGGACGATTATGATTAAAATTCCGGGAGAGATGCCATTGCAAGGCACAAAAAAAACTATCCAGAAAGTACTGAATAGTTTTGATTTGGTTGCCAATTACAGAACTATTAAAGTTACTGTAAATGTTGATTTTTATTAA